A single window of Salvia splendens isolate huo1 chromosome 6, SspV2, whole genome shotgun sequence DNA harbors:
- the LOC121809003 gene encoding dirigent protein 1-like encodes MCVYATRQDTNILGFGKQKLVKLHFFVHDLTVNHPNTTTYDVAQASITANSPTGFGTVRVVDDLITEDSDASSRPLARMQGMVAKSGLTTLAITMNVNIIFTEGQFAGSTLTILGRNEMSNATRELVVAGGTGVFRFASGYAIQSTHSFGFEVVVLEYYVLTTYSPKIINIDHVELAQM; translated from the coding sequence ATGTGTGTCTATGCTACACGGCAAGACACAAACATCCTCGGCTTTGGAAAACAAAAGCTTGTGAAACTCCATTTCTTCGTCCATGATCTTACGGTCAACCACCCGAACACCACTACGTACGACGTGGCGCAAGCATCGATCACAGCCAACTCCCCAACCGGTTTTGGCACAGTCCGCGTTGTCGATGATCTTATCACAGAAGATTCGGATGCCAGCTCCCGCCCCCTCGCCCGGATGCAAGGGATGGTCGCAAAATCTGGCCTAACGACGCTCGCTATCACGATGAACGTGAATATCATTTTCACTGAGGGACAATTTGCGGGCAGCACGCTCACCATTCTTGGTCGCAACGAGATGTCCAATGCCACCAGGGAGCTGGTGGTTGCTGGTGGCACGGGCGTATTTCGATTTGCTAGTGGATATGCAATCCAAAGCACACACTCTTTTGGGTTCGAAGTTGTGGTGTTGGAATATTATGTCCTCACCACCTATAGCCCTAAGATAATCAACATTGATCATGTTGAGCTCGCTCAAATGTAA